In a genomic window of Desulfovermiculus halophilus DSM 18834:
- a CDS encoding DNA adenine methylase, with product MELFATDLERLAFLLEADAALTLDPDALGTEAAEQSAPEELPPEKRPKYITNYIGSKQKLVDWIWKHTPEGVGTVLDAFSGSAVVAYMYKTKGLQVIANDRLRYCHHAAKAIIENNSVRLSEDEIEALLAENAKAGSFVQDNFKGIFFAKGVHALIDTIRANCDKLSGFKKDIALFGLGKTCMSGKGGFGHFSSYTDYGRRQDTPDEFKDRLRKNLQRINALVFDNDKENKAYRQDINDLLPKAKADLAYFDPPYATEFSTTNYERAYHFVEGLMTYWEGLEIKADTKVKYYETDHKTVTKANASEFFQTFLGNAKHIPHWLISYRDHAYPNEQEMKRIIGSFGKQSRMKSKDHHYAITSKHGEASNAKERLFVCAPGAKASAEREEKPVPMAAAANFHTSIPVDIRLGEGESLATEAMDVGSAGDPQFSFVLCRTGTNKNGDHFTAEELSGRHMTAVNKKVDLQHSQEFNDIVGGIVAADYLEDDNGGRVECVGELYVHDTPAARLAYKLMKRGIISQVSMECDYQEGECSVCHKRFQNKADYCTHLRKFKGRDFNGQPVFEILHGVTFTGLGLLDRKGADENARILQVASLQSQPDQSQPEGDSTMEDKTKPTDEPAVEAAKKKPAQQEGDPARVTDLEKENRQLKAQVAELQKRVQELEAEQKAAACRSRAKKLLTRLEKQGLSFASEEDREAELKRLAELSDEAFAATEAAYERLPKSAKADKDKEEKPADSDQGGKPAAKASTETPLRSDAGVRPHDVDDRKVSLEDRLRDGFMAAYRNRVGEDSPEHSQINA from the coding sequence ATGGAACTGTTCGCCACAGACCTGGAAAGGCTGGCGTTTCTACTGGAGGCCGATGCGGCGCTGACTCTCGATCCCGATGCGCTTGGGACCGAGGCCGCCGAACAGTCCGCTCCTGAAGAGCTCCCTCCCGAGAAGCGCCCCAAGTACATCACCAACTACATCGGCAGTAAGCAGAAGCTCGTCGACTGGATCTGGAAGCATACCCCGGAAGGCGTTGGCACCGTGCTCGACGCCTTTTCGGGGTCTGCGGTCGTGGCCTACATGTACAAGACCAAGGGCCTCCAGGTCATCGCCAACGACCGGCTCCGCTACTGCCACCACGCCGCCAAGGCGATCATCGAGAACAACTCGGTTCGCCTGAGCGAGGACGAGATCGAGGCGCTCCTGGCCGAAAACGCCAAGGCGGGCAGCTTCGTTCAGGACAACTTCAAGGGCATCTTTTTCGCCAAGGGCGTCCACGCGCTGATCGACACCATCCGCGCCAACTGCGACAAGCTCTCCGGCTTCAAGAAAGACATCGCCCTGTTCGGCCTCGGCAAAACCTGCATGAGCGGTAAGGGTGGCTTCGGCCACTTCTCGTCGTACACCGATTATGGCCGCCGCCAGGACACCCCTGACGAGTTCAAGGATCGTCTGCGCAAGAACCTGCAGCGTATCAACGCCCTGGTCTTCGACAACGACAAGGAGAACAAGGCATACCGGCAGGACATCAACGACCTGCTGCCAAAAGCCAAGGCGGATCTGGCCTACTTCGATCCGCCCTACGCCACCGAGTTTTCGACTACCAACTACGAGCGGGCCTACCACTTCGTGGAAGGGCTCATGACCTATTGGGAAGGGCTCGAAATCAAGGCCGACACCAAGGTCAAGTATTACGAGACCGACCACAAGACCGTCACCAAGGCCAACGCCAGCGAGTTCTTCCAGACCTTTCTCGGCAATGCCAAGCACATTCCGCACTGGCTGATTTCCTACCGCGATCACGCCTATCCCAACGAGCAGGAGATGAAGCGGATCATCGGCTCCTTCGGCAAACAGAGCCGGATGAAGTCCAAGGATCACCACTACGCCATCACCTCCAAGCACGGCGAGGCTTCCAACGCCAAGGAGCGCCTGTTCGTCTGCGCTCCCGGGGCCAAGGCCAGCGCCGAACGGGAGGAGAAACCCGTTCCGATGGCCGCCGCCGCGAACTTCCACACCAGCATCCCCGTGGATATCCGGCTGGGCGAAGGCGAAAGCCTCGCGACCGAGGCCATGGATGTCGGTTCGGCGGGCGACCCCCAGTTCAGCTTCGTGCTCTGCCGAACCGGGACCAACAAGAACGGCGACCACTTCACCGCCGAGGAGTTGTCCGGTCGGCATATGACGGCCGTGAACAAGAAGGTCGATCTGCAGCATTCGCAGGAGTTCAACGACATCGTCGGCGGCATCGTCGCCGCCGACTACCTGGAGGACGACAACGGGGGCCGCGTGGAATGCGTGGGCGAGCTGTACGTCCACGACACCCCGGCCGCCCGGCTGGCCTACAAGCTGATGAAGCGCGGGATCATCTCCCAGGTCTCCATGGAGTGCGACTACCAGGAAGGCGAATGCTCGGTCTGCCACAAGCGCTTCCAGAACAAGGCCGACTACTGCACCCACCTGCGCAAGTTCAAGGGCCGTGATTTCAATGGCCAACCCGTTTTCGAGATTCTGCACGGCGTCACTTTCACCGGACTGGGACTGCTCGACCGCAAAGGCGCGGACGAGAACGCCAGGATTCTGCAGGTGGCGTCCCTTCAGAGCCAGCCCGACCAATCCCAACCCGAAGGAGATTCCACGATGGAAGACAAAACCAAACCTACCGATGAACCGGCCGTCGAAGCGGCCAAGAAGAAACCGGCCCAGCAGGAAGGCGATCCTGCCCGCGTTACCGACCTGGAAAAGGAAAACCGGCAGCTCAAGGCCCAGGTGGCCGAGCTGCAGAAACGAGTCCAGGAACTGGAAGCCGAACAAAAGGCGGCCGCCTGCCGCTCCCGGGCCAAGAAGCTGCTCACCCGTCTGGAGAAGCAGGGGCTCTCCTTCGCTTCCGAGGAGGACCGGGAAGCCGAGCTGAAACGCCTGGCCGAACTGTCCGACGAAGCCTTCGCCGCCACCGAGGCCGCTTACGAACGCCTGCCCAAATCGGCCAAAGCGGACAAGGACAAGGAAGAGAAACCCGCCGACAGCGACCAGGGCGGCAAGCCCGCCGCCAAGGCATCGACGGAAACCCCGCTACGCAGCGACGCCGGTGTCAGGCCCCACGATGTGGACGACCGCAAGGTGTCGCTCGAGGACCGTCTGCGCGACGGGTTCATGGCCGCTTACCGCAACCGTGTCGGCGAGGACTCTCCCGAACACTCGCAAATCAACGCATAA
- a CDS encoding HK97-fold major capsid protein translates to MKTNQLKIHSQEYMETMARLMSEALESPEGMRALAAAIAAPIEQEIKRKEISSLLLTKHTLPKGERPVYQKKPTVKAHWISKDGDAQEQEVGKDEVEFPTNRIHSNPMVDVSVLKNGNIGTLMDIQTSAADAIRKEMDRRTISVLSSAIPATNTIEVTGDLLTEEALNEAISIIEDLELSVKYIVMRGRRFNDMRGWNLDPQTKLELRQKGVIKNYGTGGILLTASMPLDEIIIVPDEEVGKMPVRENLKTESIDQKTRFKTGWLVWSEIGQGITRPDIMAKVKLVP, encoded by the coding sequence ATGAAAACCAATCAGTTGAAGATCCATTCCCAGGAATACATGGAAACCATGGCGCGGCTCATGAGCGAGGCTCTCGAGTCGCCCGAAGGCATGCGAGCGCTTGCCGCCGCCATTGCCGCGCCCATCGAACAGGAAATCAAGCGCAAGGAGATCTCCTCGCTGCTGCTCACCAAGCACACGCTGCCAAAGGGCGAACGTCCGGTTTACCAGAAGAAACCGACCGTCAAGGCCCACTGGATCAGCAAGGACGGCGACGCCCAGGAGCAGGAGGTGGGCAAGGACGAAGTCGAGTTCCCCACCAACCGCATCCACTCCAATCCGATGGTGGACGTGTCCGTCCTCAAGAACGGCAACATCGGCACGCTGATGGACATCCAGACCAGCGCCGCCGACGCCATCCGCAAGGAGATGGACCGCCGCACCATCTCGGTGCTCTCCTCGGCCATCCCGGCGACCAACACCATCGAGGTCACCGGCGATTTGCTCACCGAGGAGGCGCTGAACGAGGCCATCTCGATCATCGAGGACCTGGAGCTGTCGGTGAAGTACATCGTCATGCGCGGCCGCCGGTTCAACGACATGCGCGGCTGGAACCTCGATCCCCAGACCAAGCTCGAGCTGCGCCAGAAGGGTGTCATCAAGAACTACGGCACCGGTGGCATTCTGCTGACCGCCTCCATGCCGCTGGACGAGATCATCATCGTCCCGGATGAAGAGGTCGGCAAGATGCCGGTGCGCGAAAACCTCAAAACGGAGTCCATCGACCAGAAAACCCGCTTCAAGACCGGCTGGCTGGTGTGGTCAGAGATCGGTCAGGGCATTACTCGCCCCGACATCATGGCCAAGGTCAAACTGGTTCCGTAA